A stretch of the Melitaea cinxia chromosome 14, ilMelCinx1.1, whole genome shotgun sequence genome encodes the following:
- the LOC123659920 gene encoding lipase 1-like: protein MLIITVFLSCVAIVSCGHSPNADYIEELVRNNAFGARISDNILEDATLDMASLVRKYNYPFEEHSVTTEDGYILGLHRIPHGRDSNNVSGDKPVVFLMHGLLSSSADHVVMGPGTGLAYILAEEGYDVWMGNARGNFFSRKHRTLNPQNQRSGFWRFSWDEIGNLDLPAMIDYALQYTGKSALHYIGFSQGTTSFFVMASLRPEYNQKIISMHAMAPVAYVEHSRNIFFHLLAPYSNDLEALARLIGIGEVMSNSEIFTLLGQIFCTDQAITQPICSSIFFLIGGWNENQHNATMLPVILGHTPAGAAMRQFAHYGQSITNKDFRRYDHGLLENIITYGSVIPPRYDLSQITAPVFLHYSDGDPLADPADVDRLHRGLGRSMGKFRVPQATFSHIDFMWGIDAKKLVFDRVIQLMKVMETIN, encoded by the exons ATGTTAATAATTACAGTGTTCTTAAGTTGTGTGGCAATTGTGTCATGTGGTCACTCGCCGAACGCTGACTATATCGAGGAACTGGTCCGAAACAATGCGTTCGGGGCTCGCATTTCAGACAATATTTTAGAAGATGCAACTCTTGATATG GCTAGTTTAGTAAGAAAATATAACTACCCCTTCGAAGAGCACTCTGTGACGACTGAGGATGGCTACATATTGGGATTACATCGAATTCCTCATGGACGTGATTCAAACAACGTTTCAGGAGATAAACCAGTTGTATTCCTTATGCACGGTTTGCTTTCGTCTTCTGCAGATCACGTCGTTATGGGACCTGGAACTGGACTTG CATATATTTTGGCCGAAGAAGGTTATGATGTATGGATGGGTAATGCTCGTGGAAACTTCTTTTCACGCAAGCACCGGACACTAAACCCCCAAAACCAAAGAAGTGGCTTTTGGCGTTTCTCCTGGGACGAAATAGGAAATTTGGATTTGCCCGCAATGATTGATTATGCTCTTCAGTATACAGGAAAATCAGCATTACATTACATTGGCTTTTCTCAGGGAACAACTTCATTCTTTGTTATGGCTTCACTTCGACCAGAATATAATCAGAAAATTATCTCCATGCATGCTATGGCACCAGTAGCATACGTGGAAcatagtaggaatatttttttccacCTTCTAGCACCTTACTCTAATGATTTGGAG GCATTGGCAAGATTAATAGGTATAGGAGAAGTTATGTCTAATAGTGAAATTTTTACATTACTGGGACAAATATTTTGTACTGATCAAGCCATTACCCAGCCCATCTGTAGTAGTATCTTTTTCTTAATTGGCGGTTGGAATGAGAATCAACACAATGCG ACCATGCTGCCAGTAATATTGGGACACACCCCTGCAGGAGCTGCTATGAGACAGTTTGCTCACTATGGACAAAGTATAACCAACAAAGATTTTCGACGATATGATCATGGGTTACTGGAAAACATTATTACGTATGGTTCTGTCATCCCACCAAGATATGATCTATCCCAAATTACTGCACCAGTTTTTCTTCATTATTCTGATGGTGACCCATTGGCTGATCCTGCTGATGTTGATAGATTGCACAGAGGCTTAGGAAGATCGATGGGAAAATTCAGAGTTCCACAGGCAACATTCAGTCACATAGACTTTATGTGGGGTATTGACGCAAAAAAACTTGTATTCGATAGAGTTATTCAATTAATGAAAGTAATGGagactataaattaa
- the LOC123659921 gene encoding lipase 1-like: MLIITVFLSCVAIVSCGHSPNADYIEELVRNNAFGARISDNILEDATLDMASLVRKYNYPFEEHSVTTEDGYILGLHRIPHGRDSNNAVGDKPVVLLMHGLPTSSSDHVIMGPGNGLAYILAEEGYDVWMGNARGNFFSRKHRTLNPQDQRSGFWHFSWDEIGNLDLPAMIDYALQHTGKSALHYIGFSQGTTSFFVMASLRPEYNQKIISMHAMAPVAYMEHSRNLLFNFLAPYAYDLEALARLIGIGEVLPNSEIFTLLGQIFCTDQAITQPICSSIFFFMGGWNENQHNATMVPVILGHTPAGAAVRQFAHYGQSITNKDFRRYDHGLLENIITYGSVIPPRYDLSQITAPVFLHYSDGDPLADPADVDRLHRGLGRSMGKFRVPQATFSHIDFMWGIDAKSLVFDRVIQLMKVMETIN, from the exons ATGTTAATAATTACAGTGTTCTTAAGTTGTGTGGCAATTGTGTCATGTGGTCACTCGCCGAACGCTGACTATATCGAGGAACTGGTCCGAAACAATGCGTTCGGGGCTCGCATTTCAGACAATATTTTAGAAGATGCAACTCTTGATATG GCTAGTTTAGTAAGAAAATATAACTACCCCTTCGAAGAGCACTCTGTGACGACTGAGGATGGCTACATATTGGGATTACATCGTATTCCTCATGGACGTGATTCAAATAACGCTGTAGGAGATAAACCAGTTGTATTACTTATGCATGGTTTGCCCACATCTTCTTCAGATCACGTCATTATGGGACCTGGAAATGGACTTG CATATATCTTGGCCGAAGAAGGTTATGATGTATGGATGGGTAACGCTCGTGGAAACTTCTTTTCACGCAAGCACAGAACACTAAACCCCCAAGACCAAAGAAGTGGATTTTGGCATTTCTCCTGGGACGAAATAGGAAATTTGGATTTGCCCGCAATGATTGATTATGCTCTTCAGCATACAGGAAAATCAGCATTACATTACATTGGCTTTTCTCAGGGCACAACTTCATTCTTTGTTATGGCTTCACTTAGACCAGAATATAATCAGAAAATTATCTCCATGCATGCTATGGCACCGGTAGCATATATGGAACATAGTAGGAATCTTTTGTTCAACTTTCTAGCACCTTATGCTTATGATTTGGAG gCATTGGCAAGATTAATAGGTATAGGAGAAGTATTGCCTAATAGCGAAATTTTTACATTACTGGGACAAATATTTTGTACTGATCAAGCCATTACCCAGCCCATCTGTAGTAGTATCTTTTTCTTTATGGGCGGTTGGAATGAGAATCAACATAATGCG ACCATGGTGCCGGTTATATTGGGACACACCCCCGCAGGAGCTGCTGTAAGACAGTTTGCTCACTATGGACAAAGTATAACCAACAAAGATTTTCGACGATATGATCATGGGTTACTGGAAAACATTATTACGTATGGTTCTGTCATCCCACCAAGATATGATCTATCCCAAATTACTGCACCAGTTTTTCTTCATTATTCTGATGGTGATCCATTGGCTGATCCTGCTGATGTTGATAGATTGCACAGAGGCTTAGGAAGATCGATGGGAAAATTCAGAGTTCCACAGGCAACATTCAGTCACATAGACTTTATGTGGGGTATTGACGCAAAATCACTTGTATTCGATAGAGTTATTCAATTAATGAAAGTAATGGagactataaattaa